AGAGCGGGACCAGCATCCGTTCCTGGATCTCCGCCCAGTCACGCGCGCGTGCACCCGGGTCCACACGGGGCGCCGCTCCCGTGCGGGGATGGTGCGACTGCACGAGTGTTGGTGTCATCGAATGCGCCCCAATCAGCCGAGAGTTAGTGCCGTGACGTAAACCAACGGTTCGTCCGCCCCCGTGCAGTGCGCTCGCACTCCCCCCGTATGCCAGAGAACTCCGCATCCGTCGTGGCGTCCAGAGGTTGTGGGCCAATGCTTGCGTTCCACCGTCGTGCGCCCCCCGCCGATAAACCCGCGCACCCTCCGCAGGCCCGCCTCTACCATGCGCGCCATGCCCAAGACACCCGTGCTCACGCCCCAGACGGACGACTTCCCGCGCTGGTACCAGGACCTGATCACCAAGGCCGAACTGGCCGACAACGGCCCGGTGCGGGGCACCATGGTGATCCGTCCGTACGCGATCGACGCCTCGCCACCCTGCTGCCCACAGTTCTCGAGGAGGGCCAGGCGCAGTTCCTGGCGCAGGCCCGCGCCCACCGCGCGTCCCATGGGCCGCGCTCGGCGAAGAAGGCGAGGCCAGGCTGGCCGAGCACGCCGTGACCGTACGGTGTCTGGTCACGGAGGACGGGGCGGTGCCGGACGCCGACGAGACCCCGGGTAACGTCGCTCTCGTCGCCCGCTCCTACTGAGGAGGGCGCCTCCGGTACGGCCGCGCACGATCGCGGCCCGCACGCCTGTCCAAGCAACACGCGCCCCGGCGCGAGGACTCGATCTACGCGCCGGGGCGTACGCGCCACTACGTACCGGCTTGGTGCGAGCTGTGAGGCTTCTCCGCAGATCAGCGCACCCGCCCTCGTCCGGACGCATCAACGGCAACTGACGGGTACGTGCAAATTATTTGAGATGCCCCGGAATGGAACCCCCGGGGCTCCCGGCTCGTTGTTCACGACGTGAGCACGACACCACCTGTTCTCGCCGCAGAGCTGGCACAGGCGTGGGCCGACATTCAGCGGCACCACCCCGAGCTGCCCGACCTTGCCGCGCCCGAATCCCTGATCGGAGAGTCGTCGTCCGCCTGTGGCGCCGAGCTCTCCTTCGAGCGACTGCTTCATGAGGCAGTCCATGGCATCGCCGCCTCGCGCGGCGTACGCGACACCTCACGTGCCGGTCGATACCACAACCGCAGATTCCTCGCGATCGCCGAGGAGCTGGGCCTGGACCACCCCGAGGAGCCACATCCCAGCAGCGGCTTCTCACTGGTCACGCTCAACCCGGACGCAAAGAAGCGCTACCGCCCGACGATGGACCGGCTCCAGCGGGCCCTGAAAGCACACACCGCGGCGACGACGGCGGACACCGCGCGCAGCTTCCGGGGGCCGGCCGCCCGGCACGGCTCCTCCGGCGGAGGCGTGCGCGTCAAGGCCGTCTGCGACTGCGGGCGCAACGTGCGCGTCGTGCCCTCCGTGCTCGCCCAGGCGCCGATCATGTGCGGCGGCTGCGGCAAGCCCTTCCGGATCCCGGAAGGGGTCGCAGTGGGCGTGGGCTGAGCTGGAACGGGGCGCCCGGACCGGGTGCGGGCGCCCCGCCGACGTATGGCACAATGGCTAGCTGTACTCGACAGTCGCATAGGACCCCTCTCTCCTCCGGCTGACGCGTCCATCGGGCACTCGAGTACCGCAACCCCACGCGGCATCAACGTTGTGCCCACCCACGTCAAGACCAGGAGACACCACTCCCGTGGCAGTCAAGATCAAGCTGAAGCGTCTGGGCAAGATCCGTTCGCCTCACTACCGCATCGTCGTCGCCGACTCCCGTACCCGCCGTGACGGCCGGGCCATCGAGGAGATCGGCCTGTACCACCCGGTGCAGAACCCGTCGCGCATCGAGGTCAACTCGGAGCGTGCCCAGTACTGGCTGTCCGTCGGCGCCCAGCCGACCGAGCCGGTCATGGCCATCCTGAAGCTCACCGGCGACTGGCAGAAGCACAAGGGCCTGCCGGCCCCGGCGCCGCTGAAGGTTGCCGAGCCCAAGGACAAGCGCGCTGCGTTCGAGGCCTTCACCAAGGGTCTCGAGGGCGACGACGCCAAGGGCGAGGCCATCACCCAGAAGGCCAAGAAGTCGGACAAGAAGGCGGACGAGGCCGAGGTCGCGTCCACCGAGTCCACCGAGGCCTGAGCATGCTCGAGGAGGCTCTCGAGCACCTCGTGAAGGGCATCGTCGACAACCCCGACGACGTGCAGGTCGCCTCGCGCAACCTGCGCCGCGGGCGCGTCCTCGAAGTCCGGGTCCACCCCGACGACCTCGGCAAGGTGATCGGCCGCAACGGCCGCACCGCGCGCGCTCTGCGCACTGTCGTGGGCGCGATCGGCGGCCGTGGTGTCCGCGTCGACCTCGTCGACGTGGACCAGGTTCGCTGAACCGGGTTCCCAGGACCGATGGGTTCGTAGAACCACAGCAGCACCGGCTCGGGCCGGGGAGGGCTCCAGGGCCATCCCCGGCCCGTAGTCGTTGGATGAGGAGAAACGCAGTGCAGTTGGTAGTCGCCCGCATCGGCCGTGCCCACGGCATCAAAGGTGAGGTCACCGTCGAGGTCCGCACCGATGAGCCGGAGCTGCGGCTCGGCCCCGGCGCCGTGCTGGCCACGGACCCCGCCGCCACGGGCCCGCTGACCATCGAGTCCGGCCGGGTGCACAGCGGCCGCCTCATCCTGCGCTTCGAGGGCGTGCGCGACCGCACGGGCGCCGAAGCGCTGCGCAACACCCTTCTGATCGCCGAGGTGGACCCCGAAGAGCTCCCGGAGGAAGAGGACGAGTTCTACGACCACCAGCTGATGGACCTCGACGTCGTCACCACGGACGGCGAAGAGATCGGCCGGATCACGGAGATCTCGCACCTGCCCTCGCAGGACCTCTTCATCGTGGAGCGGCCCGACGGCAGCGAGGTGATGATCCCCTTCGTCCAGGAGATCGTCGTCGAGATCGACCTGGAGGAGCAGAAGGCCGTCATCGACCCGCCGCCCGGGCTGATCGACGACCGTGCGGAGATCGCGTCCACCCGGGACGAGGCGTAATGCGGCTCGACGTCGTCACGATCTTCCCCGAGTACCTGGACCCCCTGAACGTCTCCCTCGTGGGCAAGGCACGCGCGCGTGGGCAGCTCGACGTCCAGGTGCACGACCTCAGGGAGTGGACGTACGACCGGCACAACACGGTCGACGACACCCCCTACGGCGGCGGCCCCGGCATGGTCATGAAGACCGACCCCTGGGGTGCGGCCCTCGACGACGTGCTCGCCGACGGGTACGAGAACGGGGCCCACGGGCCCGTCCTGGTCGTCCCCACGCCCAGCGGCCGCCCCTTCACCCAGGAACTCGCCGTGGAGCTCTCCGAGCGCCCCTGGCTGGTCTTCACGCCCGCGCGCTACGAAGGCATCGACCGCCGCGTCACGGACGAGTACGCCACCCGCATGCCCGTCTACGAAGTCTCCATCGGTGACTACGTCCTCGCGGGCGGGGAAGCCGCCGTCCTGGTCATCACCGAGGCGGTGGCCCGGCTCCTGCCCGGCGTCCTCGGCAACGCCGAATCCCACCAGGACGACTCCTTCGCCCCCGGAGCCATGGCCAACCTCCTGGAAGGCCCGGTGTACACCAAGCCTCCCCAGTGGCGCGGACACGGCATCCCGGACGTCCTCCTCAGCGGACACCACGGCAAGATCGCCCGCTGGCGGCGGGACGAGGCACTCCGGCGCACGACCCGCAACAGGCCCGATCTCATTGAGCGTTGCGACCCCAAGGCCTTCGACAAGAAGGACCGCGAGATGCTCTCGATCCTGGGGTGGCGGCCGGGGCCGGACGGCCGATTTGGGCGTAACCCCGAGGCCGTGGAAGAATAGAACGCTGCTGTACGTCCAGCGTGCGCCCCTGCCACAGGGGGAACGACGCCCGCCCGACGCGATCAGCTACCGAAACCTCATCTACACGTTCCGCTGATGACCTGTGGCATCAGTGAAGAAAGCAGACGATCATGGCTAACCTGCTCGACTCCGTCGACAGCGCGTCGCTGCGCAGCGACATCCCGGCCTTCCGCCCGGGTGACACCGTCAACGTCCACGTCCGCGTCATCGAGGGCAACCGCTCCCGTGTGCAGCAGTTCAAGGGCGTAGTCATCCGCCGCCAGGGTGCCGGCGTGCGCGAGACCTTCACGGTCCGCAAGGTGTCCTTCTCCGTCGGCGTCGAGCGCACCTTCCCGGTGCACACCCCGATCGTCGAGAAGATCGAGCTCGTCACCCGCGGTGACGTGCGTCGCGCGAAGCTGTACTACCTCCGTGACCTGCGCGGCAAGGCCGCGAAGATCAAGGAGAAGCGCGACAGCTGAGCTCCCGCGCGGGTCCACAGCGGGGCCGGATAGCATCTGGCCCCGATGGACACCGAAGCAGAGCACACGGAGCGCGACCGCTCCTCCCCACCCTCCGATTCCGGAGACGTCACGCACGTCGCCGAAGCATCCGAGGAGACGGAGGAACGGTCGCGCTCCGTTTTTGCGTCGCTCGTCGACCGGCTGCCAGGCGGCGGGCTCACCCTCACGTTCCTGCTGTGCATGGGAGCCCTGCTCCTGGTCAGCGCCTTCGTGGTGCAGCCCTTCCAGATCCCGAGCGGCTCCATGGAGCCCGCGTTCCGCTCCGGGGACCGGGTACTCGTCAACAAGTTGGCGTACCGTTTCGGTTCCGAGCCACGACGGGGTGACGCGGTCGTCTTCGACGGAAGCGGCTACTTCGGAGAGGCCGACTACATCAAGCGGGTCGTGGGCACCGGCGGAGACCGGGTGGTCTGCTGCGGCAAGCGGGGGAGGGTCCAGGTGAACGGCGAGCCGATCGACGAGCCGTACCTGTACCCGGGGGACGTCGCCTCCAAGGTGCCCTTCGACGTCGTCGTCCCCGAGGGCAGCCTTTTCCTCCTCGGCGATCACCGCAGCGACTCCCGTGACTCCCGCGACCACCTGGGCGAGCCCGGCGGGGGCATGATCCCCGTCGACGCGGTCATCGGCAGGGCCGACTGGATCGCCTGGCCCGTCGGCCGCTGGACGTCCCTGGAGCGCCCCGACGGCTACGCGCGCGTGCCCGCACCGGGCGGCGCGCATGGGTAGCCGTGGACGCACGCGCGGCGCCGGCCATCGCGTCGACACCCGGCTGCCCACGGGCTCCCGGCCGACCGACGGTCCTGCCCTGCCCGGCCGGGC
The sequence above is a segment of the Streptomyces sp. Je 1-369 genome. Coding sequences within it:
- the rpsP gene encoding 30S ribosomal protein S16; its protein translation is MAVKIKLKRLGKIRSPHYRIVVADSRTRRDGRAIEEIGLYHPVQNPSRIEVNSERAQYWLSVGAQPTEPVMAILKLTGDWQKHKGLPAPAPLKVAEPKDKRAAFEAFTKGLEGDDAKGEAITQKAKKSDKKADEAEVASTESTEA
- a CDS encoding RNA-binding protein: MLEEALEHLVKGIVDNPDDVQVASRNLRRGRVLEVRVHPDDLGKVIGRNGRTARALRTVVGAIGGRGVRVDLVDVDQVR
- the rimM gene encoding ribosome maturation factor RimM (Essential for efficient processing of 16S rRNA); amino-acid sequence: MQLVVARIGRAHGIKGEVTVEVRTDEPELRLGPGAVLATDPAATGPLTIESGRVHSGRLILRFEGVRDRTGAEALRNTLLIAEVDPEELPEEEDEFYDHQLMDLDVVTTDGEEIGRITEISHLPSQDLFIVERPDGSEVMIPFVQEIVVEIDLEEQKAVIDPPPGLIDDRAEIASTRDEA
- the trmD gene encoding tRNA (guanosine(37)-N1)-methyltransferase TrmD, translated to MRLDVVTIFPEYLDPLNVSLVGKARARGQLDVQVHDLREWTYDRHNTVDDTPYGGGPGMVMKTDPWGAALDDVLADGYENGAHGPVLVVPTPSGRPFTQELAVELSERPWLVFTPARYEGIDRRVTDEYATRMPVYEVSIGDYVLAGGEAAVLVITEAVARLLPGVLGNAESHQDDSFAPGAMANLLEGPVYTKPPQWRGHGIPDVLLSGHHGKIARWRRDEALRRTTRNRPDLIERCDPKAFDKKDREMLSILGWRPGPDGRFGRNPEAVEE
- the rplS gene encoding 50S ribosomal protein L19: MANLLDSVDSASLRSDIPAFRPGDTVNVHVRVIEGNRSRVQQFKGVVIRRQGAGVRETFTVRKVSFSVGVERTFPVHTPIVEKIELVTRGDVRRAKLYYLRDLRGKAAKIKEKRDS
- the lepB gene encoding signal peptidase I; translated protein: MDTEAEHTERDRSSPPSDSGDVTHVAEASEETEERSRSVFASLVDRLPGGGLTLTFLLCMGALLLVSAFVVQPFQIPSGSMEPAFRSGDRVLVNKLAYRFGSEPRRGDAVVFDGSGYFGEADYIKRVVGTGGDRVVCCGKRGRVQVNGEPIDEPYLYPGDVASKVPFDVVVPEGSLFLLGDHRSDSRDSRDHLGEPGGGMIPVDAVIGRADWIAWPVGRWTSLERPDGYARVPAPGGAHG